TACCAACTCCATTACCGGCGACCAGGTGTCGTGGTACCAGTTCCGCATCCCGATTCGCCAGCCTTCGGCCGTGCGCGGTGCCACCGAGCCCTTCGGCTTCAAATCCATCCGCTTCGTGCGCATGTACCTCACCGGCTGGGATGCCCCCGTGGTGCTGCGCCTGGTGCAGCCCCAGTTTGTGGCCAACCAGTGGCGCCGCTTCCTGAGCCCGATTTCTCAGCCCGGCGCGCCCTGCCTGAACTGCGGCACCGACAACACGCCCTTTACCATCTCGACGGTGAGCATCGAGGAAAACGGTATTGCCGGCGTGAGCGGCACCGACGCTATTCCCTACGTGCTGCCGCCTAACATTCAGCGCGACAAAGAATACGGCTCGAGCACCGTGAACCGGGAGCAGAACGAGCAGTCGTTGCGCCTGTGTGTGGAAGACCTGCGCGACGGGGTAGGCAAAGCCGCTTACAAAAACATCAACATCAGCATGCTGCGCTACAAGCAGCTGCGCCTGTTCCTGCACGCCGAAAGCGAAGACCGGAACCTGGGCGACAATCAGGTACGGGCTTTCGTGCGCATCGGCACCGACTACACCCAGAACTACTACGAGTACTCCTTGCCGCTGCGCATCACCCGGCCCGGCGCCACGGGGCAGCGCGAAATCTGGCCCGAGGAAAACGAAATCCAGATTTCCTTCCAGCAGTTCATTGACGCCAAAGCGGCCCGCAACCAGAACAAGGTAGATCTGACGGTGCCCTACGTGACGCAGTTGCCCAACGGCGCTACCATCACCATTTTGGGCAACCCCGACTTCAGCGCCGTGCAGGGCGTGATGATTGGGGTGCTCAACCCCGCCGACGACAACGCACCCAAGTCGCTGTGCCTGTGGGCCGACGAGTTCCGGGTGTTCGACTTTGAGCGGGAGAACGGCTGGGCCGCTACGGCACGTTTTAATACCAAGCTGGCCGACCTGGCCAACGTTACGGCTACCGGTAGCTTTACCTCCGTGGGCTTTGGCGGCCTGCAGGATAAGGTGGCCCAACGCTCCCTGGACAACGTGATGCGCGGCGACCTAAACGCCGCCGTAGCTGCCGACAAGTTCTTGCCCGAGAAGCTGGGCCTACGGATTCCGGTGCTGGTGCAGGCCGGCCAGGAAAGCCGCAGCCCCAAATACGACCCACTCGACCCCGACACTAAGCTGGAGCAGTCGTTGCAAAAGTTTGAATCGGCAGAGGAACGAGCAGCTTACCGAAAAGAGGTTATTGACCAAACCAGTAGTCGAAGTATAAGTCTGCTCAACGTGCGCAAGGAGCGCGTCAATCCCGAGAAGAAGGTGCGGCCCTACGACGTGGAGAACTTTGCCCTGAGCTACGCCCTGACCGAGCGCACGCACACGGACATCCGTACCGACCGGGACTACACCAAGACCTACACCGGGGCCCTGGCCTACGTGTACCAGACGACGCCGAAGAACTACACGCCGCTGGCCAAGATCAAAGCCCTGGACTCGCCCTACCTGAAGATTTTCCAGGACCTGAACTTCACGCCCCTGCCCAGCCGCTTTGCCTTCCGTGCCGACCTGGACCGTCGCTACAACGAGCGGCAGCTGCAGCGCACCCTGACGCCCGGCCAGGTTCCCACCACCGACGGTATTCTCCCGATTTACCAGAAGAGTTTCTTCTTCAACCGGATTTACGACCTGAAGTGGGACCTGACCAAGAGCCTGATTTTTGACTACACGGCCACCAACCGCTCGGTCATTGACGAAGGCGCGGGCCCAAGCGTGGGTAATGACCCTATTGCGCAGGCCAACCGACTGGAGTTGCGCAATAACCTGCTGCGCGGCGGCCGTACCACCAACTTCAACCAGACCGTTGCCCTGACCTACCGGCTGCCCCTGGATAAGTTCCCGCTCACCGACTGGCTGTCGGCCGATACGCGCTACGCGGCTAACTACAGCTGGCAGGCGGCATCTACAGCGCTGAGGGCACCGGTAGAACCGGCCAACCCCGATAACCAGGCAACCGAGGAAGTAAAGCTGGGCAACACGATTCAGAACAACGCTGAAATCAGTGCCAACGGCAAGATTGACTTGGTGAAGCTCTATAACAAAGTGCGCTTCCTCAACATCATCAACAATGCCCCCCCGCCCGGCCAGCAAGCCCGCACAGCCGGCCGCAACGGCACGATGATGCCGCCCTCCCTGGACCGCCTGAAGGAGCAAACCCAGCCCCCAACGGCCGCTCAGGATACAGCTAAAGGCCCGGAGCTGCGCTTCCTCAAAGCCGTGCTTCGCTCCCTAATGACGGCCCGGTCGTTGAACTTCACCTACACCCGCAGCACGGGCACGCTGGTGCCGGGCTACCTGCCCGGAACCCGGTTTTTCGGCCTGAATCAGGACCTGGCACCCGGCATTCCTTTTGTTCTGGGCCAGCAGTACAACCTCGATGATCTGTATAACCGCTTCAACTCCAACGGCTGGTACACCCGGCGCAGCGACCTGCTCAACACCCCGTTCAGCTCCCTGCTCACCGAAAACCTGACCCTGCGCACAGCCCTGGAGCCATTCCGCGACTTCAACATCCAGCTGGATGGCCGCTGGCAGCGGGTGCGCAACAACGAGACGTTCTACCGGCTCGCCATCGATACGACTACGCTGCTGCCCTATCAGCGGCCCGTGGGAGACCTGCGCGGCGACAGTCTGGCCCTGCGTCTGCCGCAGAGTTCGGGCACGTTCAGCACTTCATTTATTTCCATCCGGACCCTGTTTGGCGACCGAAGAGAAAATGGAGCCGTATCGAAGGCCTTCAACCGGTTCATCGAAAACCGCGGCATCATCCGGGACCGGCTGCAGCAGGCTAATGAAAGAGCTTACAGCGCCAACCGGACTGATCAGAAAGGCATTTACGGCTACAACTCCCAAGAAGTCCTGATTCCGGCCTTTATCGACGCGTACCAAGGCCGCTCGTCGGATGGTTACAAGGCCAAGAAGTTTAACCCCTTCGCTTTGCTGCCCGTGCCCAACTGGCGCATCGACTACAACGGCCTGGCCGAGCTGCCCTTCATGAAGCGCTACTTCCGCTCCATCACGCTAAACCACCAGTATGCCTCGTCTTACACGGTGGCTAGCTACACTACCTCCACGCTGTATTCGCAGGAACCGGGTTCATTCCCGGACTTGCTGAATATCTCCCAGCAGTTTATTCCTTACTACGTGGTGGGTCAGGTTACCATTGCCGAGCGCCTTTCGCCGCTGATTGGCGTCAACTTCCAGACCCTGCAGAAAGTGACGGGCCGCGTGGAGTTGCGCACGGAGCGGGGAATTACCCTGAGCACCACAAACAACGCTCAGGTAACCGAGCTGCACTCCCAGGAACTGGTTATCGGCTTTGGCTACGCCACCAACCGCCTGAAGATTCCCTTCCGCATCGGCGGGGAACAACGGGTGCTGAAAAACGAGCTGACAGCCCGCCTCGACCTTTCCATTCGCGACAATACCACGATTCAACGCACGATTGAAGATGTAGTAGACCCGCTTTCCCTGGATCCTATTACCCGCGAAATAGTTGAGAACCCCGAGCCCAGCGTTGGCCGCGCCAAAGGTCTGACCAGCAACGGAACCCGTCAGCTCCAGCTGCGGCCCACCATTGACTACGTGCTTAACCAGCGCTTGAACCTGCAGATTTTCTTCTCCCGCACCGTTACGGAGCCGCGCGGGCAGAACTCGTTCAAGAACTCAGCTACCGAGGGAGGCCTACAGCTCCGCTATAGCCTCTCGCAGTAAGCAGCTGCATCCAGCACGCCTCTTTACTTCTCAGCCCCGGCCCTTTTCAGGAGCCGGGGCTGTTTTTTTCTATTTCGCTCTATTTGCGGGGTTCTCTTTTTAGCCATTTCGCACGCCAACCCGTACTTTTGGCCCCAGGCGCCCTGCGCCGGTATTCAACCTCCCAAAACAACACCCCATGAATCTCCCCGCTAATCTGAAGTACACCAAAGAGCACGAATGGATTCGTGTGGAAGGCGAATTTGCTTATATCGGCATCACCGACCACGCCCAGAAAGAACTCGGCGACATCGTGTATGTGGACATTGACACGCTTGATAAAGAAGTAGGTCAAAACGAGATTTTCGGTACCGTAGAAGCCGTAAAGACGGTTTCCGATCTGTATAGCCCGGTGTCGGGCACGGTGGTAGAAATCAACGACAAGCTCGACGGCAGCCCCGAAACGGTCAACTCTGATCCTTACGGCGACGGTTGGATGATTAAAATGAGCCTGTCGAACCCCGCCGAAGTAGACGCCCTGCTCACGGCTGAAAGCTACGGTGAGCTGATCGGCGCTTAATACCCGCCTTCCCGTGCTATCTGCCGCGCCGCCCCCGCCTCGTCGCCGAGCCTTTGTCGCTCTGCCCCTGGCGTGGGCGGCGTTGCTATTGATCCTGACCCTGACGCCGGCCAAGTCCATGCCGACGGTGCCGCCGTGGGAGCTTATTTCTTTCGACTCCGCTGCGCATGCCTTTTTCTTTTTGGTACTGGCGGCGCTGAGTTATTTTTCCAGCGTCCGCCAACAGCGCTATTCCTGGCGCAAGCGCCACGCCTTTAGCGTAGTTCTAGTGGAAGGAATAGCGTTGGGCGCACTCATTGAGCTGCTACAGATTACCATGGACCTAGGCCGGCACGGTGAGTGGTCCGACCTAATCAGCGACAGTATCGGTACCGTAACCGGCTTGCTGTTGGCGCGGGCTTTGCGCCGTTGGTGGGCTTAACCTTGGTTGATTAGTATGGCGCATCCCTTACCCTTGCTGACTACTGCCCATCTCTGGGGACTGGGGCTCGGCGCTCTACTTAGCACCACGGCCCCTCCCACCGCACTCAGTCAGGATATGGGACGGGCCCGGGCCACCATCACCACGTTGGCCGCTCCGGCAATGCACGGCCGGGGCTATGTAAATAAAGGGGAGGCGAAGGCAGCACGCTTCATTCGCCAGCGCTTTCGGGAATTAGGCCTGCACACCTTTACGCCGCACTACACCCAGTTGTTTCCCATTGCCATCAATACCTTTCCCGGCCAGTGCGCCCTGGCAATTGATGGTAAAGCGTTGGTTGCCGGCACCGATTTTATTCTGGAGCCTACTTCGGGCCCGGGCCAAGTCCGCGCCCCCGTCACGGTCCTGGATACCCTGATATTTACGGACGAGCAGGCAGGCCAACGCTTCCTGATGCGCAGTCTGCAGGGCCAGGCGCTGCTCTTGCATCACCGCGACGCCGAACGGATACGGACCCTGCCGGACGCCTTTGCTCAGCATATTGCCCAAGCTGCCGCTCTGATTACACTCCTTCCGGACAAGCTCACGGCCTCTTTGGCTGGTCAACAAGCAGCGCAGCCCCGCCTACAGGTGCTGGCTAGTCGGTGGCCGGCCCGCGCCACGCAGGTCAGCGTGCGGGTAGATGCACGGTTAATGCCGAGTTATCCAACCCAGAACATCATCGGCTACGTCCCCGGCCGCGTCCAGCCTGACTCTTTCCTGGTGGTTTCAGCTCACTATGACCATCTGGGGCGCATGGGCAAGGACACATATTTTCCGGGAGCTAACGACAACGCCAGCGGCACAGCCCTGCTGCTGGAACTGGCCAGCCATTATGCCAAACCTGAAAACCAGCCGGCCTACTCGATTGTATTCATGGCCTTCGGTGCAGAAGAGGCCGGCTTGCTTGGCTCAGGCTATTACGTGCAGCATCCCCTATTCCCATTGGAGCGGGTGCGGTTTTTAGTCAACCTCGACTTGGAGGGCACTGGCCAAGAAGGCATTACCGTTGTGAATGGCCGCCTACTGGAAAAGCCTTTCCGTGTACTAGACCAGCTCAATACCCAGCGCCACTACGTGTCTTCTATTGCGGCCCGCGGCCGGGCAGCCAACTCCGACCATTTTCCTTTCTCTGAGCGCAACGTGCCGTCTTTTTTCCTCTACACCCGCGGGGGTAGCAAAGCTTACCACGATGTGTACGATAAGCCGGAAGCGCTGACTCTAACCGCCTTCTCCGGCGTCTTCCATCTAGTCAAAGACTTTTTTGCCACACTGGCCCACGAGTAGAAAGCTAATACTCATCTTAGCTTCTGGAACAATATCAGTAAAGCTGCTTTCAATAGCTGCGTTGCCCGTCCCTGTTAAACGCAATAATCCCGGAATCATCAGCCCTTAGGCTAATAATTCCGGGATTATTAAATTCTATCAGTAAGCTACCGACTGGGGCTGCTTAGCCGTTCGACTTGAACGAAGCCATAATCTGCTTAGCAACTGCCTCCCACTCGGGCTTCTGGCGGTCGGCGCAGGTGAAGTTGCACATCAACAGTTTGCCTTCCACGTCAGTGAAGAAAACCAGGTTGTACACTTCGTGGCCCAGCTCCGGCTTCATCAGTTCCATGAAACCAATCTTACGGCCATTCACTTCCTTCACACCTTTGTTGAACCACTTCGCCTCTTTGTACTGCTTGGAGTACATCTTGTAGAAGTTGTCGGCATACATGTCGATCATGTCCTGATCGGCCGTGTTGTCAGTGTAAGTGAAGGCGATGCTGGCCTCCTTGTTATTGGTGTAGATGACGCTGGGACGGCTCTGGGCTTTAGCGTAGTTAAAGTCCATCTGCTGCTCGCTCATCACCTCAAACCCCTTGGGAATCAAGATTTCAACTCGCTCGCTGAGTACACGCTTCTTAATCATTTCCACCTCGGCGAAGGGGCGGAATGCCGACAGCATGAGTGTCAGCAAAAGTACGGGAGCTAGTAAGGCTTTTTTCATAGTAGTGGCTGAAAAAAACGTGGAATTCAAGGGTAAGTAAAACTCCGAATATTGAGTAGTCACTCTGTTCGGATAACACAATTTACGCAGAAAATCTGAAGCTGCAAATTTTCGATTGAAAATAATTGACTTCATCAACTCGAACCATGTCAACTGAGGCAGAAAACGAGGTTTTGAGCTTACTAAGGGCATTTACGAGAAATAGCTATTTCCGGATGTCCTTTGGAGCAACATAAAATCTTTGGAAGAGGTATAGCATTACAACTATACCAAAATTTATGTCAAAAG
Above is a genomic segment from Hymenobacter cellulosivorans containing:
- the gcvH gene encoding glycine cleavage system protein GcvH; the protein is MNLPANLKYTKEHEWIRVEGEFAYIGITDHAQKELGDIVYVDIDTLDKEVGQNEIFGTVEAVKTVSDLYSPVSGTVVEINDKLDGSPETVNSDPYGDGWMIKMSLSNPAEVDALLTAESYGELIGA
- a CDS encoding VanZ family protein, producing MLSAAPPPPRRRAFVALPLAWAALLLILTLTPAKSMPTVPPWELISFDSAAHAFFFLVLAALSYFSSVRQQRYSWRKRHAFSVVLVEGIALGALIELLQITMDLGRHGEWSDLISDSIGTVTGLLLARALRRWWA
- a CDS encoding M28 family metallopeptidase; this translates as MAHPLPLLTTAHLWGLGLGALLSTTAPPTALSQDMGRARATITTLAAPAMHGRGYVNKGEAKAARFIRQRFRELGLHTFTPHYTQLFPIAINTFPGQCALAIDGKALVAGTDFILEPTSGPGQVRAPVTVLDTLIFTDEQAGQRFLMRSLQGQALLLHHRDAERIRTLPDAFAQHIAQAAALITLLPDKLTASLAGQQAAQPRLQVLASRWPARATQVSVRVDARLMPSYPTQNIIGYVPGRVQPDSFLVVSAHYDHLGRMGKDTYFPGANDNASGTALLLELASHYAKPENQPAYSIVFMAFGAEEAGLLGSGYYVQHPLFPLERVRFLVNLDLEGTGQEGITVVNGRLLEKPFRVLDQLNTQRHYVSSIAARGRAANSDHFPFSERNVPSFFLYTRGGSKAYHDVYDKPEALTLTAFSGVFHLVKDFFATLAHE